GATGCCCTCGATGCCGAGCGCCTTCGCCGAACCCAGGGTGCCCGCGCGATAGACCTGCTCCGCCGTCGCCCATTCATAAGGGTCGGGCTTCTGGACGTGCGAGGTGTGCGCGGCCAGCCGCATCGCCTCGTACATGTTGGAATTGTCGCCGCTGGAGACGCCGTCGGTCCCGATGCCGACATTCACGCCAAGCTCCAGGGCGCGCTTCAGCCGGAACATCCCGTTGCCGAGCTTCATGTTGGAGGCCGGGTTGTGCGCGATGCTCGCGCCGCGATCGGCCAGCAGGCGGAAATCGTCATCATCCAGCCAGATGCCGTGCGCGACCGTGAAGTCCGGCCCGATGAGGCCCAGGCTGTCCATGTAGTGCACCAGCGTCATGCCGTATTTCTGCATGCCCACCACGGCCTGCACCTTGCTCTCGCCCACATGGCTGTGCAGGCCGACGCCGTGCTTGCGCGCGAGGTCGCGGCAGCCGCAGAGGAATTCCTGGCTGCAATGATGCGGGATGGTGGGGCCGACGGCGAAGCGGATGTCCTGGCTCGCCCAGCGCCAGCTCCGGAAGGCGGAGTCCATGGCGTTGATCGTCTCCTGCCAGGGGCGGAAGCGGATCTTCTCGGCCTCGGCGCGGAGCTTGTCGGGCAGGGCGTCCATCAGCCCCGGGATCGCCTCGTAGAGCGAGCGGTCGGCCACCATCGGCGCGATCATCGCGCGCATGCCGACCGTCGCGTAGGCATCGGCGATGGCGTCGAGCCCCTCCGTCGTCGGCAGGGGCACTTCCATCGTCAGGTCGTAAGCGGCGGTGCAGCCCTTGGCGACCATCTCGGCCGCGCAGAGCAGGGTGGAAAGGCGCTTGTCCTCCAGTGTGCGCCCGCCGCCGAACCATGGGGCGGCGGCCAGCAGCGTCTCCAGGCTCATCCGGTCGCCCTGGCCGCGCGCGAGACCGCCATGGCCATGGGTATGCGCGTTGACCAGGCCCGGATGCAGCAGGCAGGCGCTGGCATCCAGGATGCGCGTGCCCTCCGGCGCGGCGAGGTTCGCGCCGACCTCACGGATGATGCCGTCCTGGATCAGGATGTCGGTGAGTGGCGCGCGGCGCTGTCCTGGGTCGGCCAGGCGCCCCCCTTGGATGAGCTGCCAGCCGGGTTCCGCCTTGGCCATTCAGCCCTCCGCGGCGAGTTCGAGGGCGGTCAGCATCCAGGCCTCCGGCCCTGGCTCGGCATAAAGCGGGAGCGCGTTGGGCGTGCGGACATTGGAGGGCAGGCCCGCCTCGTAGCGGAAGGCGCGCCAGAGCGCCCCATGCGCCACCACCAGCACCGGACCCGGCAGGGCGGTTGCGCGGTTGATGGCGCGCACGGCGCGCGCGCGCAGCATGGCGAAAGGCTCGGCGCCGGCGGGCGTGTAGGTGTCGGCGATCCAGTCATCATACCAGTCGCCCATCGGCTTGCCCTCCTGCTCGCCGAAATTCACCTCCATCAGGTCGTCGTCGAACTGCACGGGCAGGTTGAGGGCGGCCGCCACGGTCTCGGCCGTCACCCGGGCGCGGCTGAGGGGGCTTGCCACGATGGTGGATATCCTGGTGCCCGCCAGCGTGCGCGCCGCGCGCTCGGCCTGCATGTGGCCGACCTTGTTGAGCGGGATGTCGGTCTGACCCTGGCTCAACCCCTCCGCGTTCCAATCCGTCTCGCCATGGCGCAGGAACCAGAAGGGGATGGGGTTGAGCGTCATGCGGCGAAGCCTTCGGCCTTCAGGGTTTCGGCAAGGGCGGGCAGGGCGAAGACGCGCCGGCGATGCGCCATCAGCGCATCGGGCGGCACGACGCCGACGAAACCCGCGAAGCTGGTCATCATGGCGGTGGTGAGATCGGCGGCGGTCACCGCTTCGCCCACCAGCCAGTCGCGCGCGCCGAGGCTGGCCTCGATGAAGGCCAGCACCTCGGCCACGCGGGTGAGGCCGCCCTCGCGGATCTGGTTCTCGGCCGGGGGCGGGCCGAAGATCGCCGGGCGGAAGGCCGGCTGGAAGGCGCGCGGGAACTGGTAGGCGTACCAGGAGAGCCACTCCATCACCCGCCAACGTGCCGCGCCCTCGGCCGGGATCAGGCCGCTCGCGGGCGCCATCTCGCCGATGGCGAGCATGATGGCGGGCGTCTCCGTGATGGTCTCGCCGCTGTCGAGGATGAGCGCCGGCACCTGGCCCTTGGGGTTCAGCGCCAGCATCTCGGGCGTCCTGTGCTCGCCCCCGCGCAGGCTGAGGTCCCGCACCTCGCCGGGCAGGCCGGCGAGGACGAAGGCGAGCCGGCAGGCGAGGCTCGAGGTCCGCGCGGAGACGAGAAGAATCAAGAGAGGCCTTCGCGCGCCATCACCCGCTGCACGGCGGGCCGCGCCTTCATGCGCTCGTAATGCGCGGCGACGTTCTTCGGCAGGTCGAGCTTGAGGCGCGCGGCGGCCCAGAAGGTCACGTAGAAGGGTGCCGCATCGCCGAAGCTGAAATCGCCCGCGATGTAGTCGCGGCCTTCCAGCGCGCGGTCGAGCCAGGCGAGGCCCTTGTTGAAGATCTCGAGCCCGCGCGCCTTCACCGCCTCGTGGTCGCCTTCGCTCGGTGCGAAATTGGCGGGGCGGAACATGCGGGAGAAGCCCTGCATGTGGATGGTGGCGACCGCGTAGTCCGTCGCCTCCAGCGCCGTCGCCTGGCCCTCGGCGGTCGCGGGCATCAGCTTGGCCGCCGGATACTTGGCCGCGATCCAGTAGGCGATGGCGGTGAACTCGGTCAGCACCGACTGGTCGTCGCGCACCAGCGTCGGCACCTTGGACTTGGCGTTGATGCTGGTGAATTCCGGCTTGAACTGCGCGCCTTCGCGGATGTTCAGCAGCGTGGGCTCATAGGCCGCGCCGCTTTCCTCCAGCAGCACATGGATGCCGAGCGAGCAGGCGCCGGGGGCGTAGTAGAGCTTCATGGAAATCTCCCTTGAGGAATGTCGTTCAGGCCGCCTTGGCCTCGCGCGCCAGCGCCCGCTGCACGGCCGGGCGCGCCATCATCGCGGCCTGGTGCCGCGCGAGCTTGGGCGGCAGCGTCATGCCCGACCGGCCGCTCGCCCAGTTGGTGATGAAGAAGAGGGCGCAATCAGCCACGCTGTAGCCCGAGGGAAGCAGCCAGGGATCGCCCGCAAGGCCGCGCTCGACGACCTGGAGATAGCCCTCGGTCAGCGCCTTGCCCTGCGCCACCACGCGCGCCTCGTCCTCGGCGTCCTTGGCGAAATTGGCGGGACGGAACTGCCGCGTGAAGCCCTGCGGATGCACGGTTCCGCACAGATAATCCATCCATTCCAGCGTCCGCGCCTCCGCCTCGAACTCGACGGCGATGAGGTTGGACATCGGGTTGGCCTTGGCCAGCCACCAGGCGATAACCGGGAATTCCGTCAGCACCGTGCCGTCGTCCCGCAGCAGCGCGGGCACCTTCGCCTTTGGGTTGATGGCGAGATATTCGGGCTTCTTGTTCGATCCGTCGCGCGTCGAGACCAGCTGCGTCTCGAAGGGCTTGCCGATCTCCTCCAGGATCACATGGATGCCGATCGAGCAGGCACCGGGCGAATAGAAGAGCTTCATGGGCAGGCCCCTTATGGCTAGCAGAAAAGCGACGAGACCGAGCGTTCCTCGCTGATGCGGCGCATCGCCTCGGCCAGCAGCGGCGCGATGGGCAGTTGGCGGATGTTGCGCGCACCCTGCACGGCGGGCGTGGCTGCGATGCTGTCGGTCACGATCATCGTCTCGATGGGCGACTTGGCCACGCGCTCGACGGCCGCACCCGAGAAGACGCCGTGCGTGACATAGACGCTGGCCGACTTGGCGCCGTTCTTCATCAGCGCCTCGGCCGCGTTGCAATGCGTGCCGCCGCTGTCGATGATGTCGTCCACGATGATGCAGTCGCGCCCCGCGACATCGCCGATCACGTTCATCACCTCGGAGACGCCGGCCTGCGGGCGGCGCTTGTCGATGATGGCGAGGTCCGTGTGGAGCTGCTGCGCGATGGCGCGCGCGCGCACCACGCCGCCCACATCGGGGCTGACCACCATCAGCTCGCGCCCCTTGAAGCGCTCGGTGATGTCGCGTGCGAAGAGGGGGGCGGCGTAGAGGTTGTCCACCGGGATGTCGAAGAAGCCCTGGATCTGCCCCGCATGCAGGTCCATCGTCAGCACGCGGTCGGCGCCCGCCTGGGTGATGAGGTTCGCCACCAGCTTGGCCGAGATGGGCGAACGCGGGCTGCTCTTCCGGTCCTGCCTGGCATAGCCAAAATACGGCATCACGGCGGTGACGCGGCGCGCGGAGGAGCGGCGCAGCGCATCGAGCGTGATCAGCAGCTCCATCAGGTGGTCATTGGCCGGGTAGCTGGTGGACTGGATGACGAAGACATCCTCGCCACGGATGTTCTCATGGATCTCGACAAAGATCTCCATGTCCGCGAAGCGCCGGATGGAGGCGTTGGTGAGCGGAATGCCGATCTTGTCGGCCACCGCCTGCGCCAGGGGCAGATTGCTGTTGCACGCGACGATCTTCATCGGGCCATCTCACCCCTGTTGGCTGGCGTGGCAGCGATAGCGCCCCACTGCCGCGCTGTAAACTTCACTGCAGACAAATGACTTGCCCCTCAGCTCGCGCCGGTCGAACTCGCGTTGCGGATGATCTGCTGCACGCCGGCCGCGGCTTCCTCCGCCGCGGCATAGGCGATGTCGCCCCAGGCGCGCGAGAGGGCGCCCATCGGCACCTCGTTCAGCTGCAGCACGCGGCCCAGTTCGTAGCCGTCCCGCCGGGAGACGATCCACTGGATCTCCACCCGCTGCACCGTGGTGCTGACCGCCATCACGCTGACCTCGGCCGTCACCGCGAAGGACGCGCCATCGGCCAGCTCCTGCACGACATAGCCGCGATTGGTGAGGAATTCGCGAAGACGGGCGGTGAGGGAGGTGTTGCCATCGCCCGGCGCGCCGCGCACCGGGATCAGCCGAAGGCGTGGCGGGCCGGAGCGGATGGCCGCCGGATCGGCCGAGGCGCGGGCCGCCTGGATGGAGAGCAGCATCTGCGTCACGCGCGGATTGGCCTGCTGCGCCACGGCCTGGAGCGTCGGTGTCGTCGCCTCCGCCCAGGCGCGGATGGGCACGGGCGGGCCCGCCACCGCGCCCTGCTCCTGCCCATCGGCATTGGTGATGACGTAGCGCGGGATCACGGTGGCGCCGGTGTTCTGCGCCGTGACGATGAGGCGCCAGTCGAGCGGCAAAGGCGTGGATGTGGCGGTGGCCGGCACATCGGCCGCCTGCAGCGCCTCGCTCAGCGCCTCGGCGTAGCGGCGGGCTGCGTCGTCGGTCATCAGCGCCTCGGTCGGCGGCGGGATGGCGAGGCGGACGGCGAGCGGGATGCGAAGCCCGCTCGCGAGCCCGCCCGGGCGGCCGCGATGCGGCTGCGGCAGGTCCCCGCAGGCCGGCAGCGCCAGCAGCGCGAGAAGCGCGGCCCTACGCGAAGACACAGGACACCATCATCGTGAGGATGAGCATGAAGAGGAACATGATGACATAGGGCATGGCGTCTTCACAGGATGATGGCGGAGAGTTGATGCCCGAGCGGGCCACCGCCCGCCAGGGTGCGCCGCCGATGGCTGAAGAAGCGCGTCTCATCGGCCAGCGTGTCCACCCCCAGGGCCTCGGCTGCCACACCTGCCGCGCCGAGCCGCGCGAGGCAATAGCCGGCCAGGTCGAACTGGAAATGCGCCGCGTCCCGGCCGGCCGTGAAGAAGCGGGGATCGCCCACCGCATCGCGCAGGTCGGCGCGGACCTCGTAGCTCGCCTGGGCGATGCAGGGGCCGACCACGGCGGTGATGCGCCCGCGCCCGGCACCCAGCGCCTCCATGGCGGCGATCGTCGCCTCCAGCACGCCGGACACGGCACCCTTCCAGCCGGCATGCGCGGCGCCGATCACGTGTGCCTCGGCGTCATGGAACAGGACGGGCGCGCAATCGGCGGTGATGATGCCGAGCATGACGCCGGGGCTGCGCGTCACCATCGCGTCGGCCTCGGGCAGGTTCTCCCAGGGGGTGCCCGCCTCGACCACGGCCGGGCCATGCACCTGGCGCAAGCCGCGCAGCGCCTCGGGCGCGGCCCCCAGCGCCCGGGCCGCGCGGGCCCGGTTCTCGGCCACGGCGGCCGGGTCGTCCTCGCTCCGCAGCCCGCAATTCAGCGTGGCATAGGCGCCTGCGGAGACGCCGCCCTGCCGCGTGAAGAAGCCATGCCGCGCGGTGAGGCCGCCATGGGTGAGGAATTCGGCCATCACGCCTCGAATCCGGTTGGGGTGGGCAGGGCAGGGTGCGCGAGGACCAGCGCCTTGAACAGCCGCCCCATCCCCTCGGGCGCGACGAGGCGCTGCGCCGCCGCCAGGATCGTCCCCGCCTGGCGCGGCGCGCTCTGCGCCAGCATGGCGCTGCGCGCCATGAGGCCGAGGCGCTGGAGGAAGACGCCCATGGGCAGCGGGCCATGCGCGGCCGCCCCCGCCGCCCGCCCGGCGGCGGCGAGGGCCGCGAAATCCACATGCGCCGTGATGTCGGCCGTGCCGGGCTCGCTCAGCGGGTCGCAGGCGGCGTTGTCGCGCAGCGCCTGGAGCGTGTCGCCGAGGCCGCTCTCGGCGGGGCCGTAATCCAGCGCCAGCAGGGCTCCGCCCTGGGCCGCGAGGCGCGCGCCAAGCGCCAGGGCGACGTCCCGCGCCGCCTCACCGACTTCGCGGATGCTGCCATCGGGGGCTGGCTCCATGTGATCGCAGGGCTGCTCGACGAAGGCGCCACCCAGCACATACCGCTCGCGCCAGCCCTCGGCCCGGCGGATGAATTGCCGGATCGGCAGGGCGTCGAAAAATTCATTGGCCAGGATGATCGCGGGCCCGGGCGGGAGGCCGTCCACCGCCGCATGCCAGCCCGCCACGCGCGGCCCGAGCTTCGCCGCCTGGGCGGCGCGCAGCGCGGGCGAGGTCTCGACCAGGTGCAGCGCCAGTGCGCGGCCGAATTCCGGCACCATCTGGTCCACCGCGCGCAGCGCATCGGCCATCAGGGTGCCGCGCCCAGGGCCGAGTTCCGCCAGCACGACGCGCCCTGGCGCGCCCATCGCCTGCCAGGTGACGGCGGCCCAGAGGCCCAGGCACTCGCCGAAGGCCTGGCTCATCTCGGGTGCGGTGGTGAAGTCGCGGCCGATGCCTTCGCCGCCCGCGTAATAGGCGGCCGCCGCGCGGGCCATGAAGGCGTCCAGGCGTTCCATTATCCCGCCCGGCGCGCCCGCCAGATGAGGAAGCCGCCCACCAGCACCATGGGGAGGCTCAGCAGCTGGCCCATGGTGATGCCGGCCAGCAGGAAGCCCAGATGCGCATCCGGTTCGCGGAAGAATTCGCCCAGCAGCCGTGCCACGCCGTAGCCCGCCAGCAGTGCGCCGGTCAGCAGCCCGGTGCGCGCCCGGTTGGCCGCATTGCTCCAGAGGATCAGCATAAGCGCAAAGAGGGCGATCCCCTCCAGCCCCGCCTGGTAGAGCTGGCTCGGGTGGCGGGGCAGCTGCAGCCGGTCCGCCGGGAAGACCATGGCCCAGGAGACGTCCGTGGCGCGGCCCCAGAGCTCGCCATTGATGAAGTTGGCGAGCCGCCCGAAGAACAGTCCGATCGGCACCACCACGGCCACGCGGTCGCCCAGGCGCAGCGGATCGAGCTTCTGGTTCCGGCAGAAAAGCAGTGTCGCGATGATCACGCCGAGCGCACCGCCGTGGAAGGCCATGCCGCCCTGCCACACCATGAGCGCTTCCAGCGGATGGAAGATGTAGTGCCCCGGCCGGTAGAACAGCACATAGCCCAGGCGCCCGCCCAGGATGATGCCGAGCGTGGCCCAGGTGACATAGTCATCCACCTGCTGCGCCGTCGCCGCCTGGGGCTCGGCCTGGGCCAGCCGCCGCAGCAGCCGCCAGCCGAGCACGATGCCGGCGATATAGGCCAGCGCATACCAGCGGATGGCCAGAGGGCCGATCTGGAGGGCGATCGGATCGATCTGCGGGAATTCGAGCATGGCGGGATGGGTAGCCCGCCCGGGGCGGCAAGTCACGGCGGCCCAGGAAAAAAGGGCTTCCGCCAACTGGGGCCGCGAGGCCCCAGACCCCAGGAGTCAGGGGGCGCGCAGGACGGCCGCGCAGGCTGTGGGCAAACTCGGCGGCGGGCCCGGGGGGCGCGGGCGCACCATGGGGCGGCGGGCCTCCTCGGAGAGCCACCACTCCAGGCTCGCGTCACACCCGTCCCCGGCAGGGATCGGGTTCGCCTCGCGGCACTCGGGCGAACCCGCCGGGCAGCGGATGCGGATATGCATGTGGCTGTCATGCCCGCGCCAGGGGCGCACCCGGTGCAGCCAGGATTCGCCCCGGTGCCGCTCGCAGAGGCTGCGCTTGATGCCGTGGTTCACCAGCACGAGATGCACGCCGGGGCTCTCCGCTGCCATGCGGATCAGCCGCGCATGCTGCGGCGTGAAGCGCGCATTCACCCCGCTCTGGTCCGGCAGGACCAGGCTCGGCACGTCGATATCTTCCCGCGCCGCGCGGTTCATTGCGGGCTTGGGCGTGAGGTCGAGCCAGATGTCCACATCGAGGCCCGTCTGGTGGCTCGCATGCATGCTGGGCATGGGCCCGCCGCGCGGCTGCGCGAGGTCCCCGATCCAGAGGTCGGGCATGCCGGCGGCGCGGGTGCGGCTCGCAAGGTCGCGCGTGAAGCGGATCAGGTCGGGGTGGCCCCAATGCCGGTTCCGCGAGATCCGCACCGCCTGGTAGCCCGGCCCCTCGGGCGGGAGCTGCACGGCGCCGGCGAGGCAGCCCAGCGTCGTCGTGCCGATCACCTTGGCCGGACCGGGCGAGGGGGTGCTCACCTGGGCCCAGCTGGCGGCGGGCTGCGCTTCAGCGGCCGGCGCCAGCAGCAGCAGCGCGAGCAGCCAGCGCCTCACCGGCCGCGCGCCAGGATGGTGGTGGTGGAACGCCCCGGCAGCAGGTCCAGCAGGATGGTCCGCCCACCCCAGGAGGCGACTTCCGGCGCGCCCACCACCTGCTCGATCGTGTAGTCGCTGCCCTTGAACAGCCGGTCCGGCCGCAGCGCCAGGATGGCTTCCAGCGGCGTGTCCTCCGGGAAGGCGATCACGGCATCCACGCTGGCCAGCGCCGCGATCACCGCCGCGCGATCCTCCAGCGGGTTCACCGGGCGGCCGGCGCCCTTGAGGCGCGTGACGGAGGAATCGTCGTTCAGCGCCACCACCAGCCGGTCGCATTCGGCACGCGCCGCGCGCAGCATGCGGGTGTGGCCGGCATGCAGGATGTCGAAGCAACCATTGGCGAAGCCGACGCGCAGCCCCTGCGCGCGCCAGGATTCCACCAGGCGCTGCGCGGCCGGCCAGGTCAGGATCTCGCCCGTCGCCCCTTCCAGCTCGCGCATGGCGTGATCCAGCTCCGCGGCCGAACAGGTGGCGGTGCCGAGCTTGCCGACCACGACGCCCGCCGCCGCATTGGCCGCGCGCATCGCGCCCTCCATGCCGAGGCCGGCCGCAACACCCAGCGCCAGGGTGGCGATGACCGTGTCCCCTGCGCCCGAGACATCGAAGACCTCGCGTGCCATGGCGGGCACGGTCACGGCGGGCGCGTCGCGGCGGACCAGCATCATGCCCTTCTCGCTGCGGGTGGCGAGCACGGCATCCACGGCCACGGCGGCGAGCACGGCGCGGGCGGCGGCCTCGCATTCGGCATCGGAGGCGACCGGCATGCCGGTGGCTTCGGCGAGTTCCGAGGCGTTGGGCGTCAGGCAGGTGGCGCCGGCATAGCGGGTGAAGTCACGCCCCTTGGGGTCGGCCAGCACCGGGATGCCGCGCGCGCGCGCGGCGGCGATGGCGGCGGCCAGCACGGGCGGCGTCAGCACGCCCTTGCCATAGTCCGAAAGGATCAGCGCCTCGGCCCCCGGCAGCAGCGCGCCCAGCCGGGCGGCGATTGCGGCCTGCTCGGCCGCATCCGCCTCGCGCCGCTCCTCCTCATCCACCCGCACCACCTGCTGGCGGGCGGCGATGACGCGCAGCTTCACCGTCGTGCGGCGGGCGTCGCTGCGCAGCAGATGCCCGGCCTCGCCCAGCAGCCCCGCGATCTCGGTGCCTTCCGCATCCTCGCCGACCAGCGCCACCAGCGCGGCCTCGCCCCCCAGCGCCTGGATGTTGCGCGCGACATTGCCGGCACCACCCGCCATGGACTGCGTGCGCTTGAGGCGCACGACAGGCACTGGCGCCTCGGGCGAGAGCCGGTTCGCATCGCCATAGAGGAAGCGGTCCAGCATGACATCGCCGAGGCAGATGATGCGGCGTCCGGAGAGATCGAGCATGGCGGGCTTCTACGCCCCCCGCCTCAGACCGGGAAGCGTTCCAGGATCTCGATCGAGATGTTCTCGGGCCCGCGGATGAAGCAGATTCGGATGCCCGGGCGCGGCTCGTTGGGCTCCATGGTGAAGGTCACGCCCTTGGCCTTCAGCTTCGCGACATAGGCATCGAGCCCCGTCACCGAAAAGCCGAAATGGTCAATGCCGAGATAGGGCGCGGAGGGGGCAGGGGCCGCGTCCTTGCCTTCGGGCAGCAGGAAGATGTTGATGCCGCCGAGCTTGAGGTCCACGCGCGGCTGGCCCTGCTGCATGGAGCGGATGACCTCGGCGCCCAGCATCTCCTCGAACCAGAGGGCGGTGGCCTCCGGGCTCGGGCAGCGCAGGTGGATATGGTCGAAGCTGAGCGCGGACATGGGCGATTCCTCCAGGGATGGCGACCGGGAGGGTAGAGGAGTTTCGCCCGGTGGGTAGAGTGCAGCCCGCCAGGAGAACCCGCATGACCGAGCCACCCCGCATCCTCTCGACCCTCGCCGTCATGGCCCTGCTGCGCGAATGGCTGCCCGAGGCGGGGGAGCCCCGGCCCGAGGTGGTGTTCAACCCGACCGCGCGCCTGATGCAGCAGATGGCCGAGGGGCTGACCGGCGACATCGCCATCCTGACCGAGGCGGGGATCGAGGAATTGACGGCGAGCGGCGTCCTGGCCGCCGGCACACGCCGGGACCTGGCGCGCTCGGCCATCGGCATGGCGGTGCCGCCGGGCGCGCCGCATCCGGATATCTCCAGCGTCGCCGCACTCCGCGCCACGCTGCTGGCCGCGCCCAGCCTGGTCTATTCCCGCGCGGGGGCGAGCGGCATCTTCTTTGCGGAACTGATCGAGCGGCTCGGCATCGCGGCCGAGGTGAACGCCAAGGCCACCATCATCCCGCATGGCTTCACCGCCGAGGTCGCGGCGCGCGGCGAGGCCGCACTCGCCATCCAGCAGGTGAGCGAACTCATGGCCGTCCCGGGCGTGGACATCGTCGGCAAGCTGCCGGAGGCGGCGAACACCTACGCCATCTTCTCCGCCGCCCGCTTCACCGCCGCGCGGCCCGGGGCGCAGGGGCTGCTGGACCGCATGGCGGCGGCGATGACGCCCGCGCGCCTCGCGGCGCATGGCCTCGACCCGGCCTGAGGCTTTTTCCTTGCGGGCGCACGGCGGCGCGCCGCATCCTCTCTGGCCGGGATACGCGAAGGAAACGGCCATGAGCCAATGCATCGTCATCGTGCAGTTCGACCTGCCCAAGCGCAGCGAGGAACAGGCCATCCGCGGCGCCGTCGCGACCGCGCCGATCTATCGCGAGCTCGCCCGCAAGGGGCTGATCCGCAAGAACTACCTGAATGGCGAGGCGGGCACGGGCGGCGTCTATCTCTGGGAAAGCCGCGCGGATGCCGAGGCCTGGTTCACCGAGGAGCGCATCGGCCAGCTCACCGAGCGCTTCGGCGTGCGCCCGCGCCTCACCTGGTACGACACCCATGTGACCGTGGAGAACCCGGCGGAGGAAGTGCGGGTGAATGGGCGCGTGGTGGAGCCGGCGGGCTAGGCTCAGCCGAACACCGCGCCGATCAGGAATTCGCGATTGCCCTCGGGGCCGAGCAGCGGGCTCGGCTCCACGCCCAGCACGCGCCAGCCGGGCAGTTCGGCCCACCAGGCGCTGATCTCGTGGCAGACGCGGCGATGCACGCCCGCATCCCGCACCACGCCCCCCTTGGCGATGGCCGGCCCCACCTCGAATTGCGGCTTGATGAGGGCCACGGCCCAGGCGCCCGGTCGGCACAGCGCCAGGGCGGCGGGCAGCACCACGCGCAGGCCGATGAAGCTCGCATCGCAGACCAGCACATCCAGCGGAGGCACTTGGCCCGGCTCCAGATGGCGCGCGTTGACGCGCTCCATCACCGTTACGCGCGGATCATTGCGCAGCTTCCAGGCGAGCTGCCCATGCCCCACATCCACCGCGTAGACATGCGCGGCGCCGTGATGCAGCAGCACGTCGGTGAAGCCGCCGGTCGAAGCGCCGAGGTCCAGGCAGGTCTTCCCCTCCGGCGATAGACCGAAATGCGCGATGCCATGGGCAAGCTTCACCCCGCCGCGCGAGACCCAGGGGTGGTCCTGCCCGCGCAGCTCCAGTGGCCGCCCCTCGGCGATAACATCGCCCGGCTTGTTGATCCGGACCTCGCCCGAATAGACGAGGCCCGCCATGATCAGTGCCTGGGCACGGGTGCGGGATTCAGCGAGCCCGCGCTCGACGAGCGCGAGGTCGGCCCGCTGCTTGGCGGCCACGCCCGGGCCCTCGTTGTTACGCCCGCGCCGGCTCCGCCAGGGCTTCCTTGCCCAGCGCCGCCAGCGCCATCGCGGTGATGTGCGGCGCGTTCAGCCCGGCCAGGTCGTACTGCTTCTTCGGATTGTCGTGATCAATCCAGATGTCCGGCAGCGTCATCGGGCGGAACTTCAGCCCGTGATCCAGCAGGCCGCGCAGCGCCAGGTGGTGCATGACGAGGCCGCCGAAGCCGTTCACGCTGCCTTCCTCGATGGTGATCAGCACCTCATGGTGGCGGGCCAGCTGCTCGACCAGCGCGGTGTCGAGCGGCTTCGCGAAGCGCGCATCGGCGACGGTGCAGGAGAGGCCGAAGGTGGCCAGCTCATCCGCCGCCTTCAGGCATTCCTGCAGGCGCGCGCCATAGCTGAGGATGGCGATCTTGGTGCCCTCGCGGATGATGCGCCCTTTGCCGATGGGCAGCACGCTGCCCCGCGCCGGCAGCGGCTCGAGCGCAAAGCCCTCGCCGCGCGGATAGCGCACGCCCGATGGCGCGTCGTCGATCTGCGCCATGGTCGCGATCATGTGGGCCAGCTCCACCTCGCAGCTCGGCGCCATCAGCACCATGCCCGGCAGGCAGCCGAGATAGGCGATGTCGAAGCTGCCGGCA
This region of Sediminicoccus rosea genomic DNA includes:
- a CDS encoding glutathione S-transferase N-terminal domain-containing protein encodes the protein MKLFYSPGACSIGIHVILEEIGKPFETQLVSTRDGSNKKPEYLAINPKAKVPALLRDDGTVLTEFPVIAWWLAKANPMSNLIAVEFEAEARTLEWMDYLCGTVHPQGFTRQFRPANFAKDAEDEARVVAQGKALTEGYLQVVERGLAGDPWLLPSGYSVADCALFFITNWASGRSGMTLPPKLARHQAAMMARPAVQRALAREAKAA
- a CDS encoding glutathione S-transferase family protein, whose protein sequence is MILLVSARTSSLACRLAFVLAGLPGEVRDLSLRGGEHRTPEMLALNPKGQVPALILDSGETITETPAIMLAIGEMAPASGLIPAEGAARWRVMEWLSWYAYQFPRAFQPAFRPAIFGPPPAENQIREGGLTRVAEVLAFIEASLGARDWLVGEAVTAADLTTAMMTSFAGFVGVVPPDALMAHRRRVFALPALAETLKAEGFAA
- a CDS encoding ribose-phosphate pyrophosphokinase, which produces MKIVACNSNLPLAQAVADKIGIPLTNASIRRFADMEIFVEIHENIRGEDVFVIQSTSYPANDHLMELLITLDALRRSSARRVTAVMPYFGYARQDRKSSPRSPISAKLVANLITQAGADRVLTMDLHAGQIQGFFDIPVDNLYAAPLFARDITERFKGRELMVVSPDVGGVVRARAIAQQLHTDLAIIDKRRPQAGVSEVMNVIGDVAGRDCIIVDDIIDSGGTHCNAAEALMKNGAKSASVYVTHGVFSGAAVERVAKSPIETMIVTDSIAATPAVQGARNIRQLPIAPLLAEAMRRISEERSVSSLFC
- a CDS encoding amidohydrolase family protein — its product is MAKAEPGWQLIQGGRLADPGQRRAPLTDILIQDGIIREVGANLAAPEGTRILDASACLLHPGLVNAHTHGHGGLARGQGDRMSLETLLAAAPWFGGGRTLEDKRLSTLLCAAEMVAKGCTAAYDLTMEVPLPTTEGLDAIADAYATVGMRAMIAPMVADRSLYEAIPGLMDALPDKLRAEAEKIRFRPWQETINAMDSAFRSWRWASQDIRFAVGPTIPHHCSQEFLCGCRDLARKHGVGLHSHVGESKVQAVVGMQKYGMTLVHYMDSLGLIGPDFTVAHGIWLDDDDFRLLADRGASIAHNPASNMKLGNGMFRLKRALELGVNVGIGTDGVSSGDNSNMYEAMRLAAHTSHVQKPDPYEWATAEQVYRAGTLGSAKALGIEGIGAIAPGMKADIVFLDLHKTQWMPHNATLNQMIHAEDATGVRHVMIGGRFVYRDGRHTMLDMAKLAEEAEAARERLEAAATGAKALFEALEPVVASFCSGLAARPYHLSRYMCDAPNSGL
- a CDS encoding class I SAM-dependent methyltransferase, whose amino-acid sequence is MERLDAFMARAAAAYYAGGEGIGRDFTTAPEMSQAFGECLGLWAAVTWQAMGAPGRVVLAELGPGRGTLMADALRAVDQMVPEFGRALALHLVETSPALRAAQAAKLGPRVAGWHAAVDGLPPGPAIILANEFFDALPIRQFIRRAEGWRERYVLGGAFVEQPCDHMEPAPDGSIREVGEAARDVALALGARLAAQGGALLALDYGPAESGLGDTLQALRDNAACDPLSEPGTADITAHVDFAALAAAGRAAGAAAHGPLPMGVFLQRLGLMARSAMLAQSAPRQAGTILAAAQRLVAPEGMGRLFKALVLAHPALPTPTGFEA
- the pgeF gene encoding peptidoglycan editing factor PgeF, coding for MAEFLTHGGLTARHGFFTRQGGVSAGAYATLNCGLRSEDDPAAVAENRARAARALGAAPEALRGLRQVHGPAVVEAGTPWENLPEADAMVTRSPGVMLGIITADCAPVLFHDAEAHVIGAAHAGWKGAVSGVLEATIAAMEALGAGRGRITAVVGPCIAQASYEVRADLRDAVGDPRFFTAGRDAAHFQFDLAGYCLARLGAAGVAAEALGVDTLADETRFFSHRRRTLAGGGPLGHQLSAIIL
- a CDS encoding histidine phosphatase family protein; its protein translation is MTLNPIPFWFLRHGETDWNAEGLSQGQTDIPLNKVGHMQAERAARTLAGTRISTIVASPLSRARVTAETVAAALNLPVQFDDDLMEVNFGEQEGKPMGDWYDDWIADTYTPAGAEPFAMLRARAVRAINRATALPGPVLVVAHGALWRAFRYEAGLPSNVRTPNALPLYAEPGPEAWMLTALELAAEG
- a CDS encoding glutathione S-transferase family protein; translated protein: MKLYYAPGACSLGIHVLLEESGAAYEPTLLNIREGAQFKPEFTSINAKSKVPTLVRDDQSVLTEFTAIAYWIAAKYPAAKLMPATAEGQATALEATDYAVATIHMQGFSRMFRPANFAPSEGDHEAVKARGLEIFNKGLAWLDRALEGRDYIAGDFSFGDAAPFYVTFWAAARLKLDLPKNVAAHYERMKARPAVQRVMAREGLS